The Dehalococcoidia bacterium genome includes a region encoding these proteins:
- a CDS encoding iron-sulfur cluster assembly scaffold protein, which produces MDMDRQERIEFLREHYEHPHKRGAMPAADAEVEGGNPGCGDIVRIYLSVGDDGKTITDVHFTGEGCTISQASASILMELMDEDGRPLTLEDVAEMDFSGMQEILGEETVKLRPRCAMLSLSTLKAAVRKYQRERLMREHGLDPNAAR; this is translated from the coding sequence ATGGACATGGACCGGCAGGAACGGATCGAGTTCCTGCGCGAACACTACGAACACCCGCACAAGCGCGGCGCCATGCCGGCCGCCGACGCCGAAGTCGAGGGCGGCAACCCCGGCTGCGGCGACATCGTGCGCATTTACCTTAGCGTCGGCGACGACGGCAAGACGATCACGGACGTGCACTTCACCGGCGAGGGCTGCACCATCAGCCAGGCCTCGGCCAGCATCCTCATGGAGCTGATGGACGAAGACGGCAGGCCGCTCACGCTGGAAGACGTGGCCGAGATGGACTTCAGCGGCATGCAGGAGATCCTGGGCGAGGAGACGGTGAAGCTGCGGCCGCGCTGCGCCATGCTCTCGCTCAGCACGCTGAAGGCCGCCGTGCGCAAGTACCAGCGCGAACGGCTGATGCGCGAGCACGGCCTCGACCCGAACGCGGCGCGATAG
- a CDS encoding sigma-70 family RNA polymerase sigma factor has protein sequence MAALADRDATALEALYERYGRLAFSLAVRIIGAPETAEEIVQEAFLSIWRGAATYQPGRAAVRTWLLSITHHRSVDAVRRRSARVQTAPLEDQAQFAGVQDVWSDVNASLLRDEVRSALAQLPAEQRQSIELAYFGGLTYPEIAEKLGLPLGTVKSRLRLGLQKLQGLLENPNLRADPR, from the coding sequence GTGGCAGCGCTCGCGGATCGGGATGCCACTGCCCTCGAGGCGCTGTACGAGCGGTACGGCCGGCTGGCGTTTTCGCTCGCGGTGCGCATCATCGGCGCGCCGGAGACGGCCGAGGAGATCGTCCAGGAGGCGTTCCTCTCGATCTGGCGCGGCGCCGCCACCTACCAGCCAGGGCGCGCGGCCGTGCGCACCTGGCTGCTGAGCATTACCCACCACCGGTCGGTAGACGCCGTGCGGCGGCGCTCGGCCAGGGTGCAAACGGCTCCCCTGGAGGACCAGGCGCAGTTCGCGGGAGTGCAGGACGTGTGGTCCGACGTGAACGCCTCGCTGCTGCGCGACGAGGTCCGCTCCGCGTTGGCGCAACTGCCCGCGGAGCAGCGTCAGAGCATCGAGCTGGCATATTTCGGTGGGCTGACCTATCCCGAGATCGCCGAGAAGCTTGGCCTGCCGCTGGGAACGGTGAAGAGCCGCCTGCGCCTCGGGCTGCAAAAGCTGCAGGGGTTGCTGGAGAATCCGAATCTGCGCGCCGACCCGCGCTGA
- a CDS encoding sulfurtransferase produces the protein MVSGNGYAHPEVLVSTDWVAQHHADPGIRIVESDEDVLLYDLGHVPGAVKVDWHTDLQDATMREFIAPQQFAQLMSRLGISNDTTVIIYGDKNNWWAAYAYWFFRYNGHKNLKIMNGGRKKWVDEGRELSKDTPGYPATQYTPGQQDAAIRAFRDDVLKHIGYSGRQKTGEGKPLVDVRSPGEFSGELLHMPDYPQEGALRGGHIPGARNIPWGRAVAEDGTFKSAAELKELYGGQGISGDKDIVAYCRIGERSSHTWFVLHELLGYPRVRNYDGSWTEWGNVIGVPIEK, from the coding sequence ATGGTCTCTGGTAACGGCTACGCGCACCCCGAGGTGCTGGTCAGCACCGACTGGGTGGCGCAGCACCACGCCGACCCCGGTATCCGCATCGTCGAGTCCGACGAAGACGTGCTGCTCTACGACCTGGGCCACGTGCCCGGCGCCGTCAAGGTCGACTGGCACACCGATTTGCAAGACGCCACGATGCGCGAGTTCATCGCGCCGCAGCAGTTCGCCCAGCTCATGAGCCGCCTGGGCATCAGCAACGACACCACGGTGATCATCTACGGCGACAAGAACAACTGGTGGGCCGCCTACGCCTACTGGTTCTTCCGCTACAACGGCCACAAGAACCTGAAGATCATGAACGGCGGGCGCAAGAAGTGGGTGGACGAGGGGCGTGAGCTCTCCAAGGACACGCCCGGCTACCCGGCGACGCAGTACACGCCCGGCCAGCAGGACGCCGCCATCCGCGCCTTCCGCGACGACGTGCTCAAGCACATCGGCTACAGCGGCCGGCAGAAGACGGGCGAAGGCAAGCCGCTGGTGGACGTGCGCTCGCCCGGCGAGTTCAGCGGCGAGCTGCTGCACATGCCGGACTACCCGCAGGAAGGGGCGCTGCGCGGCGGACACATCCCCGGCGCCAGGAACATCCCCTGGGGCCGCGCCGTGGCCGAAGACGGCACCTTCAAGAGCGCGGCCGAGCTGAAGGAGCTGTACGGCGGACAGGGCATCAGCGGCGACAAGGACATCGTCGCCTACTGCCGCATCGGCGAGCGCTCAAGCCACACCTGGTTCGTGCTGCACGAGCTTCTGGGCTACCCGCGGGTGCGCAACTACGACGGCTCCTGGACCGAGTGGGGCAACGTGATCGGCGTGCCGATCGAGAAGTAG
- a CDS encoding iron-sulfur cluster assembly accessory protein — protein MTGPREASPLAAALFTVTPVAAEQARRVLHERGRPDATLRVFLAARRGNGFQYGLALAGEPEADDLAIEAGGVRFIVDLVSAPFLSGVTVDYVAHAQGRGFVISGPAGGAGGCACGRGGCGCGRR, from the coding sequence ATGACCGGCCCGCGCGAGGCCTCTCCGCTGGCAGCCGCCCTCTTCACCGTGACGCCCGTCGCCGCCGAGCAGGCGCGCCGCGTGCTGCACGAGCGCGGCCGGCCGGACGCCACGCTGCGCGTCTTCCTCGCCGCCAGGCGGGGCAACGGCTTTCAGTACGGGCTTGCCCTCGCCGGCGAACCAGAAGCCGACGACCTGGCAATCGAAGCGGGCGGCGTGCGCTTCATCGTCGACCTGGTCTCGGCGCCCTTCCTCAGCGGCGTCACCGTGGATTATGTCGCGCACGCGCAGGGTCGGGGCTTTGTGATCAGCGGCCCCGCGGGCGGCGCCGGCGGCTGCGCCTGCGGCCGCGGCGGCTGCGGCTGCGGCCGGCGCTGA
- a CDS encoding anti-sigma factor produces the protein MDCSEVDELAGAIALGALPPEEARRVEEHLSSCQRDHGSLLELRQVAALLPFAVDAIEPPPRLKQNLIAAALNDGAAAGAAPSADGQPRLRIVPHVDERQAPASAPAPPVPARATPARPSRFWRQPGVWAAAAALLIAVGLGAWNVSLQRRLNDRDAANHRQAQALTVLAAAAHVTPLSGSGGLQLAFAAAPDGTGHLVLTHVPAAPAGKIYQAWFIREGKPVSAGVFNGDGVSVVPLQGSSAGAQIVAVTLEPAGGSLQPSGQPIEAATLGS, from the coding sequence ATGGATTGCAGCGAGGTCGATGAGCTGGCCGGCGCGATCGCCCTCGGCGCCCTGCCGCCCGAAGAGGCGCGCCGGGTCGAGGAGCACCTGTCGTCGTGTCAGCGCGACCACGGCAGCCTGCTGGAACTGCGGCAGGTCGCCGCCTTGCTGCCCTTTGCCGTCGATGCGATCGAGCCGCCGCCTCGCCTCAAGCAGAACCTGATCGCCGCCGCGTTGAACGACGGTGCTGCCGCCGGCGCCGCTCCGTCGGCCGACGGCCAGCCGCGGCTGCGAATCGTGCCGCACGTGGACGAGCGGCAAGCGCCGGCGTCCGCTCCTGCGCCGCCTGTACCGGCGAGGGCGACGCCTGCTCGACCTTCCCGCTTCTGGCGGCAGCCGGGCGTCTGGGCGGCAGCGGCCGCGCTGCTGATCGCCGTCGGCCTCGGCGCCTGGAACGTCTCGCTGCAGCGGCGGCTTAACGACCGGGACGCGGCGAACCACCGCCAGGCGCAGGCTCTGACGGTGCTGGCCGCGGCGGCGCACGTGACGCCGCTCAGCGGCAGCGGCGGCCTGCAACTGGCCTTCGCCGCGGCGCCGGACGGGACCGGCCACCTGGTGCTGACGCACGTGCCCGCCGCGCCCGCGGGCAAGATCTACCAGGCGTGGTTCATCCGCGAGGGCAAGCCGGTGAGCGCCGGCGTATTCAACGGCGACGGCGTCTCCGTCGTGCCGCTGCAGGGCAGCTCCGCCGGCGCACAGATCGTCGCGGTCACGCTCGAACCGGCCGGCGGCAGTCTGCAGCCCAGCGGCCAGCCGATCGAGGCGGCCACATTGGG
- a CDS encoding LLM class flavin-dependent oxidoreductase translates to MQAPRSGFVATVGTVREIAALAAEGERLGYESAWVAETAGYDVVSLLTAMAASTSRMQLGTGIAGVYLRSPLLMAMSANAVNEFSGGRLLLGLGTSTPVIVERWHGLPWSTPLGHMRAYTELVRRLLGGERIKSDGPYALNGAQLVVPAAGVPPIYFGALNDGMLALAGAIADGVILNFPTLSYAGRAIERVRKSVAEAGRDPAAVTIAAFIRTTVTETPDSAFLRERYERELIQYALAPVYRRVFSADGYGALCDRVNALWAAGQRAEALAALTPEFLYDHTVVGPPADCAARLQAFRELGVDNVVLLCLPDNADDPLGSVRHSITALAPVART, encoded by the coding sequence ATGCAGGCGCCACGCAGCGGCTTCGTCGCCACCGTCGGCACAGTGCGCGAGATCGCGGCGCTGGCCGCCGAGGGCGAGCGGCTCGGCTACGAGAGCGCCTGGGTGGCGGAGACGGCGGGCTACGACGTCGTCTCGCTGCTCACGGCGATGGCGGCGAGCACCAGCCGCATGCAGCTCGGCACGGGCATCGCCGGCGTCTACCTGCGCAGCCCGCTGCTGATGGCGATGTCCGCCAACGCCGTGAACGAGTTCTCCGGCGGCCGCCTGCTGCTCGGCCTCGGCACCAGCACGCCGGTGATCGTCGAGCGCTGGCACGGGTTGCCCTGGAGCACGCCGCTGGGCCACATGCGGGCCTACACGGAACTGGTGCGGCGCCTGCTCGGCGGTGAGCGCATCAAGAGCGATGGCCCCTACGCGCTCAACGGCGCCCAGCTTGTTGTGCCCGCGGCCGGTGTGCCGCCGATCTACTTCGGCGCCCTCAACGACGGCATGCTGGCGCTGGCCGGCGCGATCGCCGACGGCGTGATTTTGAATTTCCCTACGCTGAGCTACGCCGGGCGCGCCATTGAGCGGGTGCGCAAAAGTGTCGCTGAGGCCGGGCGCGATCCGGCAGCGGTCACGATCGCCGCCTTCATCCGCACGACGGTCACCGAAACGCCGGACTCCGCCTTCCTGCGCGAACGCTACGAGCGCGAGCTGATCCAGTACGCGCTGGCGCCCGTCTACCGGCGCGTCTTCAGCGCCGACGGCTACGGCGCCCTCTGCGACCGCGTCAATGCGCTGTGGGCGGCGGGACAGCGTGCGGAGGCGCTGGCCGCGCTCACGCCGGAGTTCTTGTACGATCACACCGTCGTCGGCCCGCCCGCCGACTGCGCCGCCCGCCTGCAGGCGTTCCGCGAGCTGGGCGTCGACAACGTCGTCCTGCTCTGCCTGCCGGACAACGCCGACGACCCGCTGGGCAGCGTGCGGCACAGCATCACCGCGCTGGCGCCGGTCGCGCGGACCTGA